In Scatophagus argus isolate fScaArg1 chromosome 14, fScaArg1.pri, whole genome shotgun sequence, the following proteins share a genomic window:
- the synj1 gene encoding synaptojanin-1 isoform X9, with protein MAFSKGYRIYHKLDPPPYSVIVETRTREECLMFESGAVAVLSAAEKEAIKNTYTKIVDAYGILGVLRLNLGDSMLHSLVVVTGCSSVGKVQDSEVFRVTQTDFISLKNDPGDEERIAEVRKVLNSGHFYFAWSSTGISMDLSLNAHRRILEDTTDNRFFWNQSLHLHLKHYGVNCDDWLLRLMCGGVEIRTIYAGHKQAKACIFSRLSSERAGTRFNVRGTNDDGQVANFVETEQAIFLDDKVSSFIQIRGSIPLFWEQPGIQVGSHRVKLSRGFEANAPAFERHFTALRRLYGKQVIINLLGSKEGEHMLSKAFQSHLKASEHAAAVKMVNFDYHQNVKGGKTDKLHSVLKPYLSKFIEECGFFYYSGEGGIARTQGGTIRTNCLDCLDRTNSVQAFFALEMLPKQLEEMGLTEKPQLVARFQEVFRTMWSANGDSVSKIYAGTGALDGKAKAGKLKDGARSVTRTIQNNFFDSSKQEAIDILRLGSTLNSDLADKARALLTTSSLYVTEPVLQSASPRVLLGMCQNYHKYTRPKQIRVCVGTWNVNGGKQFRSIAFRNQTLNDWLLDAPKKAGHPEFQDSKANPIDIFAIGFEEMVELNAGNIVSASTTNQKLWAAELQKNISRDHKYVLLASEQLVGVCLFVFIRPQHAPFIRDVAVDTVKTGMGGATGNKGGVAIRLLFHTTSICFVCSHFAAGQSQVKERNDDYNEITRKLSFPMGRLLYSHDYVFWCGDFNYRISLPNEEVKDLIKQQNWDALTAGDQLLDQKNAGLVFRGFIEGKLDFAPTYKYDLFSEDYDTSEKCRTPAWTDRILWKRRKWNFDKTAEEMNVVGAASTSGESEDNLDHPWSPGTLQYYGRAELKTSDHRPVVAIMDVDILEVDPEARHQVYKDVIALQGPPDGTILVSLCSSGPEDYFDDPLIDELLDKFAQFGEVILIRFVEEKMWVTFLEGYSALAALSLSASTVLGKVIDIRLKSPGWIKSLEEEMSVERICGSIPTSASSTLLAEDTDMGDDDYDMEGDVDEEVEEILPQHLQPGAGSGPGSSPLPSPRSSPCPSPTHGEPSVPSRPSRGQPSRPSQDLSPSPGRREIPGPPVDFQPGAPTSQGVEPKRPPPPRPQAPPARPAPPQRPPPPSGQKSPALPRPDAAAGRGQAAVGAPGPGGAQRPNIPPRVGVISMPPQSRPPPPAHPGAPRPIPEVHPGAPRPIPDTHPGAPRPVPSAQAKPTDLPQGLPLSGQPPTEPTAVRPQVPSPMQPPMQPQPAVPSVQSQLPPPMQPTLPAPLQPQQAAAPPAAAAAPAVPPQGLASPKPPPRSRSHHALPPDAAKSDTTPAAQLEKPSG; from the exons ATGGCATTCAGTAAGGGATATCGCATCTACCATAAGCTGGACCCACCCCCCTACAGTGTCATAGTGGAAACTAGGACCAGGGAAGAATGCCTCATGTTTGAGTCGGGTGCTGTTGCTGTTCTGT CTGCAGCCGAGAAGGAggccattaaaaacacatacaccaaGATTGTTGATGCCTATGGAATCCTGGGGGTGCTTCGCCTAAACCTGG GTGACTCCATGCTTCACAGTTTGGTGGTTGTAACAGGATGCAGCTCTGTAGGGAAAGTACAGGATTCTGAGGTGTTCAGggtcacacagacagattttatATCCCTGAAGAATGATCCAGGAGATGAAGAACGAATTGCTGAGGTGCGAAAGGTCCTTAACTCAGGACACTTCTACTTTGCCTGGTCTTCCACGGGAATTAGCATGGACCTGAGTCTCAATGCACATCGCAGAATCCTAGAAGACACTACAGATAACCGATTCTTTTG GAACCAATCTCTGCACCTGCACCTGAAACACTACGGAGTAAACTGTGATGACTGGCTATTGAGACTGATGTGTGGTGGTGTGGAGATCAGGACCATCTATGCAGGACACAAACAGGCCAAGGCCTGCATCTTCTCCCGCCTGAGCTCAGAGCGAGCCGGCACGCGATTTAACGTCCGAGGAACAAATGACGACGGACAGGTGGCCAACTTTGTAGAGACTGAACAG GCCATTTTCCTGGATGACAAAGTCTCGTCCTTCATTCAGATCCGTGGGTCCATTCCTCTTTTCTGGGAACAGCCAGGAATCCAG GTTGGCTCTCATCGTGTCAAGCTCTCAAGGGGTTTTGAGGCAAATGCACCAGCATTTGAAAG ACACTTCACTGCACTGCGGAGGTTGTATGGTAAACAGGTGATTATCAACCTCCTTGGGAGTAAGGAAGGAGAACACATGCTCAGCAAAGCATTTCAG AGTCACCTGAAGGCATCAGAGCATGCAGCAGCCGTGAAAATGGTGAACTTTGACTACCATCAAAATGTGAAGGGAGGCAAGACAGACAAACTCCACAGTGTCCTCAAGCCCTACCTCAGCAAGTTCATAGAGGAGTGTGGGTTCTTCTACTATTCTGGAGAGGGGGGCATCGCAAG GACTCAGGGTGGGACCATTAGGACCAACTGCCTGGACTGTCTGGATAGAACCAACAGTGTTCAGGCCTTTTTTGCCCTTGAG ATGCTGCCAAAGCAACTGGAGGAGATGGGTCTAACAGAGAAACCCCAGCTGGTAGCCAGGTTCCAGGAGGTTTTTAGGACCATGTGGTCTGCCAACGGAGACTCCGTCAGTAAGATCTACGCAGGCACCGGTGCCCTGGATGGCAAGGCCAAG gCGGGGAAGCTAAAAGATGGAGCTCGTTCTGTGACAAGAACCATTCAGAACAACTTCTTTGACAGTTCCAAGCAGGAGGCTATAGACATCCTGAGGCTGGGCTCCACACTCAACAGTGATTTGGCTGACAAAGCTCGGGCCTTGCTCACAACTTCCAGTCTTTACG TCACTGAGCCGGTCTTACAATCAG CCTCCCCACGAGTATTGCTAGGAATGTGTCAGAACTACCATAAATACACAAGGCCCAAGCAGATCCGAGTGTGTGTCGGCACCTGGAATGTCAACGGGGGTAAACAGTTTCGCAGCATCGCTTTCCGCAACCAGACACTTAACGACTGGCTGTTGGATGCTCCAAAGAAAGCAGGGCATCCTGAATTCCAAG ACAGCAAAGCCAACCCCATAGATATCTTTGCCATTGGTTTTGAGGAAATGGTTGAACTGAATGCTGGCAACATTGTCAGTGCCAG CACTACTAACCAGAAACTGTGGGCAGCTGAGCTACAAAAAAACATATCGCGGGACCACAAGTATGTGCTGCTAGCTTCAGAGCAGCTGGTGggagtttgtctgtttgttttcattcgCCCACAACACGCACCCTTCATCAG AGATGTGGCTGTCGATACTGTGAAAACTGGAATGGGCGGGGCTACAGGCAATAAAGGAGGTGTTGCCATCCGCCTACTCTTCCACACTACCAGCATCTGCTTCGTCTGCTCCCACTTTGCTGCTGGCCAATCACAGGTCAAAGAGAGGAACGACGACTACAACGAGATCACACGCAAACTTAGCTTTCCCATG GGTCGTCTGCTGTACTCACATGACTATGTCTTCTGGTGTGGAGACTTTAACTATCGCATTAGCCTGCCCAATGAGGAAGTAAAAGATCTAATCAAACAGCAGAACTGGGATGCTTTGACAGCTGGGGACCAGTTGCTGGATCAAAAGAATGCTGGTTTG GTTTTCCGAGGGTTCATCGAGGGGAAGTTAGATTTTGCCCCCACCTATAAGTATGACCTCTTCTCGGAGGATTATGACACTAGTGAGAAGTGCCGCACACCCGCCTGGACTGACCGCATACtctggaagaggaggaagtggaactTTGACAAAACGG CTGAGGAGATGAATGTAGTAGGTGCAGCTTCTACATCTGGGGAGAGTGAAGACAATCTGGATCACCCCTGGAGTCCTGGGACTCTGCAATACTATGGCAGGGCTGAGCTTAAGACCTCTGACCACAG GCCTGTGGTGGCGATAATGGATGTGGACATCCTGGAGGTCGACCCTGAGGCTCGGCACCAGGTCTACAAAGATGTCATTGCTTTGCAGGGACCTCCAGACGGCACCATTCTAGTGTCGCTTTGTTCCTCCGGCCCTGAAGACTACTTTGACGATCCGCTCATAGATGAGTTGCTGGACAAGTTTGCTCAGTTTGGAGAGGTCATCCTCATCAG GTTTGTTGAAGAGAAGATGTGGGTGACCTTCCTGGAAGGGTACTCTGCTcttgctgctctgtctctcagtgctTCCACT GTACTTGGCAAGGTGATTGATATCCGTCTGAAGAGTCCAGGCTGGATCAAAagcctggaggaggagatgagtgTGGAGAGGATCTGTGGTAGCATCCCCACCTCGGCCAGCTCCACCCTGCTCGCTGAGGACACGGACATGGGCGACGATGATTATGATATGGAAG GTGATGTggatgaagaggtggaggagataCTTCCCCAGCACCTGCAGCCTGGGGCGGGATCTGGCCCCGGatcctcccctctcccttcccCTCGTAGTAGTCCCTGTCCTTCCCCCACCCATGGAGAACCGTCGGTCCCCAGCAGGCCTAGCCGTGGACAACCTTCCCGACCTTCCCAAG ATTTAAGCCCATCACCAGGGAGGAGAGAAATTCCAG GACCTCCTGTTGACTTCCAGCCTGGCGCCCCCACATCTCAAGGCGTGGAACCCAAACGTCCACCTCCCCCTCGTCCTCAGGCCCCCCCAGCCAGACCAGCACCACCTCAACGCCCACCGCCACCTTCAG GACAAAAAAGCCCTGCTCTTCCTCGGCCAGatgctgctgcag GTCGAGGCCAGGCCGCAGTGGGAGCTCCTGGACCTGGAGGTGCTCAGAGACCG AATATTCCTCCTCGAGTTGGAGTAATTAGCATGCCTCCACAATCTCgtccaccacctcctgctcaCCCTGGAGCACCCAGACCCATCCCAGAGGTGCATCCCGGGGCCCCTCGGCCCATCCCTGACACCCACCCTGGAGCCCCAAGACCTGTGCCCAGTGCACAGGCCAAACCGACTGACCTGCCTCAGG GTCTTCCTCTGTCAGGACAGCCTCCTACAGAGCCCACTGCAGTGAGACCCCAGGTTCCATCACCCATGCAGCCACCCATGCAGCCCCAACCAGCTGTCCCTTCAGTTCAGTCCCAACTCCCACCACCAATGCAGCCCACACTTCCAGCTCCACTTCAGCCACAACAAGCTGCGGCTCCTcctgctgccgccgccgcccCTGCTGTACCTCCACAGGGTCTGGCTTCTCCTAAACCTCCACCCCGTTCCCGCTCCCATCATGCTCTGCCACCTGATGCTGCCAAGTCAGATACGACCCCAGCTGCACAG cTGGAGAAGCCCTCAGGGTGA
- the slc46a3 gene encoding solute carrier family 46 member 3: protein MKGLFLVEPVVALYAFSSFLIYPLVQQYVYRRLWQQLTNTTYPISDNTSRCTENSSNQSSYHEEVQRQASIFSLYTELFSTIPSLVVTLMLVAYSDRGGRKITIIMPLIGTLIYTLSFLAVSYFELNIYLLIGSSLLSSLFGGLGTFLGGCFAYIADLCEDGRQKTLRMAGLDMMIGLLSGVASISTGYFLRAAGFNWPFITSALCQCLILLYASFILEETVKAAPSDAFILDGSPQRSALKQMIYGVYHMFAAASRRRKTVLVLLMIIFTSFSFAYVGGISLMTLYELNEPLCWTEILIGYGAALSTTVFLTSFVGVSVLTYCGVPQQLLVLMGILSVISGMVMAAFTKTTLLMFIVRVPMLLSIMPFPVLRSMMSKIISKSEQGALFACLSFAESLTSNVSMAVFNSVYAVTVAWYPGFIFLLSAGLCAIPLFVLGVVGLIGVDVPKEEKKPESVFSGEEEPVEDQNDNSPILS from the exons ATGAAGGGTCTTTTCCTTGTGGAGCCCGTGGTTGCTCTGTACGCTTTCTCCAGTTTTCTCATCTATCCGCTTGTGCAGCAGTACGTATACCGCAGGCTTTGGCAGCAGCTGACGAACACCACCTATCCCATCTCTGACAACACCTCCAGATgtacagaaaacagcagcaaccAGTCAAGCTACCATGAG gaggTTCAGAGGCAGGCATCTATCTTCTCCCTTTACACAGAGCTCTTCTCCACAATCCCCTCTTTGGTTGTCACTCTCATGCTTGTGGCTTATAGTGACCGTGGAGGACGCAAGATCACAATCATAATGCCTCTAATTGGCACGTTGATCTACACCTTATCCTTCCTGGCGGTGTCCTACTTTGAGCTCAACATTTACTTGCTGATTGGCTCTTCGCTTCTAAGTTCTCTGTTTGGTGGCTTGGGCACGTTCCTGGGGGGCTGTTTTGCCTACATAGCCGACTTGTGTGAGGATGGTCGCCAGAAGACGCTGCGCATGGCTGGACTGGACATGATGATTGGCCTGTTGTCTGGGGTGGCCTCAATATCAACAGGCTACTTTCTGAGAGCTGCGGGTTTTAACTGGCCTTTCATAACCTCCGCATTGTGTCAGTGTCTGATCCTACTCTATGCAAGTTTCATCCTAGAAGAGACTGTGAAGGCAGCTCCCTCTGATGCCTTTATTCTAGACGGGTCTCCTCAGCGCTCAGCCTTGAAACAGATGATCTACGGGGTCTACCATATGTTTGCAGCGGCCAGCCGCAGGCGTAAAACTGTCTTGGTCCTCCTGATGATCATCTTCACCAGCTTCTCCTTCGCCTATGTGGGTGGGATCTCCTTGATGACACTGTATGAACTCAATGAGCCACTGTGCTGGACTGAGATTTTGATTGGCTACGGTGCAGCTCTGTCCACCACTGTGTTTCTGACCAGTTTTGTGGGAGTGTCTGTGCTCACATACTGTGGTGTGCCACAGCAGCTCCTTGTCCTGATGGGGATCCTGTCCGTCATATCAGGCATGGTCATGGCAGCGTTTACTAAGACCACTTTATTGATGTTTATAG TGAGGGTGCCAATGCTTCTGTCTATCATGCCTTTTCCCGTTCTGCGCTCCATGATGTCAAAGATCATCTCAAAGTCTGAACAGG gagCCCTGTTTGCCTGTCTTTCCTTTGCGGAGAGCTTAACTAGCAACGTATCGATGGCAGTCTTCAACAGTGTGTATGCTGTTACTGTGGCATGGTACCCCGGCTTCATCTTCCTGTTGTCTGCAGGACTCTGTGCCATCCCCTTGTTCGTCCTTGG GGTTGTGGGTCTGATAGGAGTGGACGTtcccaaagaggaaaaaaagccaGAGTCTGTCTTCTCAGGAGAGGAGGAACCTGTTGAAGATCAGAACGACAACAGTCCTATTCTTAGCTGA